ATCATACAACTGCGTCATCCCTGCACACCAAAATTAGATTAAGTCTGAGTCTTTGGAGGAGTTTTAATAGGAAACTGACAACATGGCATTTATATAAGTTTCATCCCTTTCAGTTGAAAGATTTTAACTTGAATTCAGTGATTAAGGTaaatcactgaatacaacagggaAGAGGTTTGcataaaattatgaaaacattTACCCACTGCAACATATTCTTGCAAAAGGGTAAGGTAGTGATTAAAGGTTGTACCTGATACGTggtagcatttttttaaataaccctATGTTTTAGCTCAGACTGATACTGAGTGCTAAATTCTGCAATAAGAATAAGTCTCTTTTCCATGCATAACCCAATTGCCATTACTGTAGTGAGTAGTTGGGAGAGTCTTACCCAAATGAGCAGGAAAGGGTCAGGTTCTGCCAGCAGCAGGTTGAGGTACTGCTGAATGTTCACCGTCTGACTCATGTGGTCTTTCACTTTAGCGAGGTCTTGGTGCACACGCTCTAGGATCTGCTGCCGTTCCTTCTTGGTGATCTCCTTCAGAGCCACCACCAGCCTCTTCACCTGGACCTGCAGATCTGTGTCCAGGCGCTCCACCTGGTTGTCGTCGTGCTTTAGAGAGTCCTGGCGGAAGTCAGTCATATTGTACATCAACTACGATCATGAAAAATTAATTGAACACCCTATAACAGTCATTGTTTTTTTGGCATATTTGGACACATGGATATTCAATGTCAATTTGATATTGATGACGCTGTAAAATTCAGGTAATACTAATAGATCATCGAAGCTGAAGAAAAGATTTGTCAGGTTATGTATGTTGTTTGCAGTACCAAAATGCAGACAGGAACTTGGAATGAGCACGGTAAAGgattaatattaaaacaaaaaccttacAACATGGACCATATAAGGAGTAACGGGGCAGTGTAACAGATGGACCTTGGCAATGAACAATGAAAAGccaggagcttaaatactgaggCAGGGGTGGAGAATGACAAAGGAACTGGATGagctaatcagaggaaatgtggAACAGCAGTGGTAGGCTGAAAGCAGGGGaactgagggagggagactacTTAACACAAAGTAAACTGAATTAAGGGCCCCGTCCACTCAGAGATTAATACAGTAAAttttaattaagaaaaaaatatgtgtcCATATGAAAGAACACAACACCACACAGCACTGTCTTTCTTGATATTTGTGAGAGTGAGGCACATGCGGGTTACAGAGAGAGGCGAAGCTACGACGTAATCATTTAGAAAATGATGCAGCTCGCGTTTATACACGCAAAAACTTAAACCAGCATTTTGAAATTTATCCACCCTGGGATCCAGTGTCTAAAATTATTGTTTACGGTCTTCCAAAACGCTGTGATTATGTGGACGCACAGCCTTAATGACAAAATACCTTTGCGCCGGATACACCTAATCTTGTCTCCGTGTGGTCAGGGCCTAATACGCAAAGAAACCAGTAACGGGGGgcaaacaattatttaaaataaatagattcaaatgtacaaagaatagAAGACAAGAATAAActacaaaaccaaacaaaacagaatggaCAAGCCAGGCAAAaccctgaagaaaaaaacaaacaactgaatatgaaatacagaaataataaaaatgagaacgaaagaaaagaaagaaaatcaaaacacttGTGGATTGGGGCACTATTTGCAAGAaccaagctaaaaaaaattacatttctagTGCTCAGTAAATTAGGACACCCCAATAATTATTCCAACTTACAATGGCTAAAGGTGCACCACATCAGGCACACATGTTGAGAACATTGTTACTCATCATTTTAAAGAAGGTTAGCAGTGGTTGACCCTTTGGCATTTAGTTTGGTGCATTGATGACTGTTAAAGTGAGAGTGGTCAACATGGTAAGCTTGAAAGAGCATTCTGGGGCCTTCAAGAGAAGATGGTTAAAACTTATGAGGCTCGTAAGGATTTCAAGGATGTctcagaaggattttaaatccTCCGTTCCACTGTACAGAAAATAGTCTACAAGTGGGGCAGATTAAAACAACTGCCAGTTCTGTTGTCTGTCGAAGAAAACCTACCATGACAGAAGGTTGGGATAGGCAAAAGGAAATCATCAAATGCCGCTTGCAGGCTTTTACAACTGTTTATGTGAAAGGGCATGCCTCTACAGCCCAAAAGAGACTGCATACGTTTAACTTTCATGGGAGATGTCGTGCAAGGAGAAAATCTGTGCTTTCTGCAAAAACATGAAGGCCAGACTAACGTCTACAAGAAGGAACATAGACAAAATCCAGAAAATCTGGAATAATATCCTTTGGATAGATGAGtctaaaatgtagttttttggACACCCAGAACAGAGCACATGTTTGGCATAAACCAAATCCAGCATTTCAAGAGAAGAACCTCATACCAACTATaaagcatggaggtggaagtgTGATGGTTTGGGAATGCCTTGCTACACCAGGAGCTTACCAGCTCACGATAATAGAATCCACCATCAATTTGGCAAGGTATCTGAGGGTTCCTGAAGAGACTTTCTctaataaacaacaacaaataatatACAGCTGAAGCAGAACTGAACTCTGCATGTTGATAATGAGCCAAAAGATACAAGGACTGGCTGAGAATAAAGAAACAGGAAGTCCTGGGACAAGTCAACGCCCAGATCTTTATCCTTCTAAGACGCCATAGGATGTCTTGAATGTGGATGTTACTGTAAGGAACCCCTCAAAAAGCTAGAAGTGAGCGGTGGGGAATAGCTTCCTCGCACCAATGTGGGTAGATGGCTACATGAAACTTCTGATTGAAGATATTTTAGCCAAAAGGcgttaaattaatttatatttgGGTGTCCTAACTTTTTCCTACATTTAGCACATTTTGTGTCCCCAAGGTTTTGGATTAACAACATATAGTTTAGACAACAACCTAAACTGATAAAGTCCAGGTTTTGACTCACCGCCATGGCAGAATCAATATTTTCATGCTCTTTGAGAACTTTCTCGCcgtcttttagttttttttctgctttgatgAGGAGAGTCTGCAAGATGACCTGCAAAATCAAAGAATCATTAGCCATACCCTGACCTGCAAATATACAGGGCCTtgcataaatgtaaatttaTCCACATTTTTCCTCCTTAGAGCCACAACATTTCATTCAGATTTTATATAATAGACAAACACATAGTGGAGCATAATCATGAAAAGAAAGTGATGACGCTAATCTGAGCAATGGGTCGTGCGTTTTATTTACACCCTTTGAGTCAATAGTTTCTAAAGGCTCCTTGCGCTGCATTCACATTTTCAAGCTTTGTGCATGTAAAAATAGCCATTTTTGcacattcttctttgcagatCTACCCCAAGcccttgtagctctggctgtctGTTCAGacttgttgtcctgctggaagatgaacctaTATCCTGCTTTCAAGTGTTTTATCTTCCATAGTCTCTTCATCTTCCAATCAAATGTGGCtagtttcccagtccctgctagAGAAAAGCACCCCTCCCCCATTTTCTAATTATGtaatgctttgtgttggtctgccaTCTAACGTCTTAGTAAAATATGATAAGGTTTGTGGTGGTAGAATGACTAACTGGGAAAAAGTTGAAAACgtgggaatacttttgccaAGCATTGTAAAGCCTCAGACCTGCTGTACAGTCACCCTGCTCACCTTCAGGTCCTCCTCCACCTGCCTCAGCGGCTTGACTTTGTGCAGAGCGTGCCCCCCCTCCAGCAGGCAGTCCCCGCAGACGTACACCCTCTCATCCACGCAGTAGTAACGGAATACCTCCGAGTGCGACGGGCACCTTCTCTGGGTCAGGTCCCCCAGCGGCTCCACCAGCAGGTGAGTGCTGAACGCCGGTCTCTCCAGGTGAGGTCGAAGGTGGTCAGCACAAAGCGACACCTCGCACCTCAGGCACGTTTTCACGGCCGCCGGGGTTTGGCCGTCCTCTGCCTGGAGAGGGCAGCAATCGCACAGGACTTCACCGTGCTCCTCCTGACACTGGGGGCAGGTGAAGCGACCCTTATTTTCCCCGCGAGGGCTCCAGGCCTCGCGGATGCAGGCGGGGCAGAAGCTGTGGCCACAAGGTAGAGGGTGGGCCTGGCTGAAGCTGTCTCGGCATACAGAACAGGTCAGCTCTTCGTCCAAAGACGCCATGGAGCTCTGAAGACGAGGCCTAACGAGAGCTACAATCTAAATGGTTGATTTGCAAAACAGAACAGAGCAAACAAGTGACTCGGAAGGTCAATCGGTGAAGCAGCAACAATGTATGAGCCGCTCTTCTCTTTGGGGCTcggataaaataacatttgcaCGAGTTGCATGTTCGTGCTTCGTGTTACGGAATTAGAGGGACAAGAGGGAAGCCTTTGATTTGCGCCAACTGTTCGCTCAGACCAGTAATCCTGCGTACTGGGATTTTGCCTGCTCCGTTCTAAGATTAGACCGCTACCCAGTAAAGACGAAATAAATTAGATGGAGGGTTGGCAAACTAACATACAGACATAAACGATCTACGGTGAACAAACTCAACTGCAAATCCACTCTGACATGTGAACTGACATCCATAACGTGGCATTACAGCAAGACCAATGAACCTAGGAGCCAatgtaagtaaataaataaataaacaacagatggggggggggggggggacaaacaaAACTAGGCTTCCTTTATATCGAAGTAAGCATAAAAGGAGCAAAACACAAACCCCAAATGAGCATTAACTCACTAAGACGCAAGCTGTTGCAGTGGAGGGATCAGGAGATCATCCTCGACACCCTGTCTTGATTTCCTCTACTTGTGCTCTGTGTAGATTATCTGCTGTTTTAACTCCCGTATCCCCATGAGCTTCAGTATTaccaataaaactaaataatcaataaaatcctGTCCTTACTTGCTGCTCTCCTGGTGTAAGTGGACTGCTACCATCGGTCCAGGGCAGCCGGTATGTTGACTAATCCCAACTGATTCATGGCGGTCAGAGAAGTCACCTGACCTTGAGCTGGGAGGGGGTGAGGGGAAGTTATTAGGTAAGATTACAGACGAAATGCTCTGAATCTTTAGAGGATTTTTCTCTGTGGTAGAGCCATGGTTGTCCGCCTATATAGACAGGTTGGCAGAGtatagtaactctggaggggctgcagagaTCCGCAGCTCATGTGACAGAATCCGGCAGCCGCTATTAGTCTTGCAACCCCAAATataaagctgctgctgaaagAAAGGCAAGTGTAGCTGCCATTAAGGTTTGCCAGTAAAGTAGCCATGTACAGAAATTGCTAAATGCCCACAAGATGATTCCAATgctttgtaagcttctgataggCTAACTCATAATATTTAAGCAAAAAGGAAGCAGTTCTAGATGCACTTTaaggcaacacctcaaacaAAAACCCACTCAAAATATTACAGTTAGCATAGGAAATTTTGACTTATATGTGTCTCTCCACTTTGTCTTGTCTTGTGGTTTGCTCATATGCAACTTTGCAAACCTAAATTAGGCTGTCCTGTTTGTTTTGGCTTCTCGGCTTCTCCTTGGAGGTTTGGTATCTCTCAGGAACATTACATGCAAATAAATGAGTTCTCTGACAATGAGAAATAGTGAACACTGccaagatagatagatagatagatagatagatagatagatagatagatagtccCCTATATTGTTCTGCATAGGCCTGACCCCCTCAGCCAAACAATCAACACCTCTGGCTATGGATACAGACTCCATGGGGTCAATGTCAGCCACCTCCTGTACATGGATGACATAAAGCTGAACGCTAAGAGTGAGCgagaaatagaaatatatagatatagattgATAGATGCATATATCTGCACATAGGATACATATTCACCAATAATTGGTTTTCTTCGGTGACTGGCGATTGGTTTTCACCTTTTCAGCTGTATGTTCCTGACCAGAAACAGATATAACTTCTCTttttggggagtggtggcctagcgGTTAGAGCAGAGTGCTTGTATCCTGGAAAGGGTCCAAGTTCCCtagtttgaatcccacagactgccctGAGCAACACTCTCAGgtccagaatgctccctgggtgcattaatattattatttgcaGAGGTGCTCACACTTTCCACGATCAGTTAATCAAGTAAATATTAATTAGCTGCCCATCGGAGTTGCTCACTTTCTAAATTGTCGTTGGATCAATAAAGATGGGGGTCATTTATCATGCACAGCTTGTGCATTTAATCTCAGGTTTTGTTAAATATGTAATGAGACGGTGTAACATTTCACATTCCACTGTTAGTCTGAGTATTTGATTTATCTAATCTGATCACCCAGTGAGTATCCATAGAACTGCATATAATGGAAGCATCACAGAATTTATGATTTATGATATGGACTAAAATTTGTAGGTCTCTGCTTTAAAATTCAATAAGTTGAAATGTGTCCATTGTAAGGCTAAAGAGGCTGTAAACCAGATCCTTGCAACAGGTCTATAATGCTTGTCCCAGAGCGCTACCTAGTGGACATAACGAGATACAGCACTTGGCAGCCTGTGTACATCATGAGATGATTTTAGTTCCCAAACTGTAGGGAAAGTAAAGAATGGAAAGTGCCTCCATCCTTCCAGTGGTTGTGAAAAGGagggaaaagaaaagataaCATGCTTCTATGTGCAGCTCTAGCTGTATGTTTATGGTCATCTTTCTGCTGGAAAGTTAACTTCTGACCCGGTCTCACAAATCAGATAAACCTTTATCAGATTTGGGTCCAGGCTCTCCTGCATTTAGCCTCGTCCGCATTCCCATTtgcagctctgaccagcttcctgtCCCTGAAGAAAAGCGTGCAGGccgcatgatactgccaccaccatgtttcacagtggacATGGTGCGTTCAGGTTGATGTCCAGTGTTAATTTCCTGacacaatgcattttttttagtaGGCCAAAAAAACCATAAGTTGCTCTGGTAGCACAGTTGCCTTGAAGCCAGAAGGTCATGGGTCcttgagtttgcatgttctctcccTGTGCATGTCTGGGTTCTCTCTCGcttctaaacaaaaaacatagaTTAACTGATCTCTCTAAATTGACCCTAGGGGTTTGTGCACGGTTGTTtattgccctgtgatggactggggaCCTGCCCAGGGTGGATGCCGTCTCTCGCCCAcgcaatgaccgctggagataggcaccagacgGCCCTTGCATGGATTAGCGggtatatacagtattatggatggatgaattgaacAGCATTCTGCTCTGACATTCTTTaaaaacctaaccctgcttcaaATTTCCTGACATGTCTGCTGTCTTCCTTGTTCTTCTCAAGTGGTTTTCTGAGGTCTTCACCGAACTGTTGGATTTAAACTGAGATTATTTTACACACAGGTGGGCTCAATTTAATAGGGAAGGCAATTCTGAAGGGCAAGTGGTTGCACTGGGTTTCATCTAGAGCCATCGGATAAAAGGGGTTTAGGGGTTTCATTTGTGAAATGTGTGAGAACCCTTGTTTCATTCGCCTTCCTCCTCACAATGATGCCCTGCTCTGTATTGTTCTGTCAAATCAAATCCCTGTTTTAAGGCCGCAACAAAAACCGTGGCGATACATCTTTTAACCCAATTTgggttttatgtttattaaaaagCATAGGCTACAGCACAGTAAAGCGATTAATGGAGGTCTATAAAGCCAATTTACTTCAAATGTGTTAGctacttttgtttttgactgTGAGCCGGTGGAGCAGTGGTTAGTGTTTCTCTGCGTGGTGGAGTGGGTCATAAATTACACCAGACATCTTGCCAGATAACCGGGCAGACAGGCGGACAGACAAGGTACCGCAGACAGTCAGGCCGGACAAGAACAGGGCCCCGACAAAACAcaaagaggaggaagagcagcGCGCACGGCCAACGAAACCAATCCTGCCCCCCTGATGCACTCCCCTACTCCGAGTCCGGCCATCCGCACCGCCCACTCGTCCTGCAAACACATCCCGGCAGAATAACCCTTTGTTATGAGAGTTAAATGCAATTTGCGACGGGCATGAATAAttgaaggagagagaaaaaaaaatgcagctgtcCGACTGCGCATCCCCGGGAGTGAACAGGGAAACGCTGCGCCAGTGTCCCGGCTGAAAGACGGAGCCGATCCAACCTGAGCCCCGGAGCTTTCTTTCCGCCCTCCCTCCCTTCACCACTCCTCTCATTCCACAACATCGGTGCCAAAAGAGGgggttatataaaaaaaaaaatcatcgtTTCCAACGTGGTAAGTGATATTTCTGTCACATTTAACAGGATTGTGTCTGCGACGAGCGGTTAGCGGTGGAAATGCACATCCGGGACAGCGTTTTTCCGGAGGACTCATAACATTTTATGAATCATAACTTGTTATGATGTGGGAGCGCGCCCGGTGCGCAACAGGTCGCCCGTACAGTAGCGGGAGCGCGCATCTctcacagtattttttttgaCGTGGATTTCCAAATATCGGTGGGAAGGAAAAGGGGGTGGAAAAAAACGCCCAGCCATCGTgttaaagggggaaaaagacAAGATggcacaacaaaaaaactaccCAATCCTTTTGTGCTTTAAAATGCGATTAGATAGCCTCTTGTAAATGCGTTTACAACTAATTTATGGCTAAATTACATTAATGAATCACTATGATCGTGAGGTGTACAATACTGTTGTCTTTTTGCAAAGCTTATAATTCGTAGCACACATCACCCATTTCGTAGAATAGTTGCAAATCTAAGGCCCAAATGTTAAACTAGACTATATTGGTGTTTCTaactctttattgtcattgtagtTTTCTGATCGAAGTAAAGATGatttgcatattttaaaaggcatttttttttacagatcgCATTTAAGCGACTGATCCAGACATCAGATCAACTGTGCGTTTTATTATTCTGCCCAAGCCTTCAGTGAAAGAGAGAGACAAGCCGAGAGACAGAAAGGAGTGGAGGGGATGCGGGAGGTGGGGCTTCCACAGGGGCCTGGATGAAAATgtatatttgtctgtttttcctcCACTACCTTTCCCCTCCACGTGGTAAGCAGGCTGCTTGGGGATAAGAAAGGGGAGCATTGTGCCTCAGCAGTCAGCGGCATTTATGTGCTGGGAGAATCCGTGTGAGAGGGTGATGTGCACTCAGCTGTGCTCCCTTAACGCCATTGTTGCACACATTCCTCAGTTCAGCTGCTCCGATCACTGAGAGGCCTGCTTGGAAtcctattggctaaagattaCCGCGTGAATTTTGATTGGCCTTTAATTCAAATGAGCCTGACCTTACTACAAGTGGAAAAGATGCACGTAAAGATAATACACTCAAGCTGGGGCTTAGTGCAAATGGTGGGGTTATGTTGTCAGGACAGAGGTTTCGTGGCTCAAAACGGACATT
This genomic window from Fundulus heteroclitus isolate FHET01 chromosome 6, MU-UCD_Fhet_4.1, whole genome shotgun sequence contains:
- the trim110 gene encoding E3 ubiquitin-protein ligase TRIM11, with the translated sequence MASLDEELTCSVCRDSFSQAHPLPCGHSFCPACIREAWSPRGENKGRFTCPQCQEEHGEVLCDCCPLQAEDGQTPAAVKTCLRCEVSLCADHLRPHLERPAFSTHLLVEPLGDLTQRRCPSHSEVFRYYCVDERVYVCGDCLLEGGHALHKVKPLRQVEEDLKVILQTLLIKAEKKLKDGEKVLKEHENIDSAMADSLKHDDNQVERLDTDLQVQVKRLVVALKEITKKERQQILERVHQDLAKVKDHMSQTVNIQQYLNLLLAEPDPFLLIWAFQSDDTKLLADLNCPLFLPEPICVDRKLILEDIESKYREFITATLRCLSELKRELLTSPLTLDTNSAHPLLSISDNLRSVTRVKSRLPCAAHPERFDHWPQVLTVQTFSSGTHYWELEAEGFWDVAVCYRSIGRKGKEGNAFGNNKVSWSLTQQHDRKLSAWHNRRKTRLTHQMVGNRVAVAVDYSSGTITFSEVGPSNNLVHLHTFSTSFTQPVCLGFGLYKAELKSRISIVKM